The genomic region CTACTGAAAAAGGGGTTTCTAATCCCTATGTAGCACATTACTGTGACCAATGATCACTGCATATTCACAGGCTTATCATTGGCTGCAGCCAAACATTTTGTTCCATTCAACATACACGTCCAGCTCTTTCTGGGAAATACTTGGCTGGATCTTGCAAAAAGCATTATCAAAGTCCTGGTAAGTGATTGGCCTCAACTGATTAGGCATGATGGCTGAAAGGTCTGTGCCCTGCATGGCATGGAGAGGGCCTACCATTGCTTCCTGACACAGTCGAGCCGCATCCAAGCCAGAGAAGCTCTCAGTACGCTGCACAATCAGTGCAATCTCCTTGTCACTGAGGCAGTAGTTGTGCTGTGAAAGCAAGTGTATTACCATCTGGTGCCTTGCTGTACTATCAGGTAATGGGATTAAAAGTCGTTTCATAAAGTATCTGCGACCAGCTTCATCTATTTCTTCTGGTTTACTGGTGGCACAAATTACCACAACCTGATCCTCCGCAGAGGTCACTGAAGTGTCCAGCTGCATGAGCAGCTCTGTTTTAATACGGCTGATGGGACTGGGCTCTTCATTCACTTGTGACGAAAGAAGCAAATCAACTTCACTGATGAAAATGACAGAGGGCTGACGACAGCGTGCCACAAGGAAAGAGGCCTGAATGATTTTGTCCCCTTCCCCCAGCCACTTTGAAATAAGTGCTGAGCCATTGATCCTGAAGAAGGTGGCACCCAGCTGACTAGCTATGCACCTGCCCAATAGCGTTTTGCCTGTTCCTTGAGGACCGAAAAAAAGGATGCTTCTAGGTAGAGCGCTGAGTCCGGTAAAAACATCAGGCCTCAGTATGGGCCATAAAACCTCCTCTTTTATAGCTGCCTTGGCCATTTCAAGTCCTGCTATGTCACTCCAGTCTATTGGAGGCCCCTGGTTTATAATTTCATTGGTTACAAGTTCTATGAGGTGTGAGTCAGTGTTCTTCAACTGTTCATCAGCTGGCCGGTTAGATGAGGTAGCTGCACGAATGCCTGGGCCTTGTAATGGATGTGGGAGGAGCTGTCTGTGCTCATCACTGCGTTCATTCATTACTGGAGAGGTGAATTTTCCGAAAGATTCAGTTGATCTTGATGGTCCCAAGGAATTTTTACTAGCGCTGTACGAGGGGGGCGTGAGGGCCCTGTTTGACTGGCTGCTGAATTTTCTTTGCTGATCAGTGACTATCAGCTGTTTTGTTGGTTTAAATGCTAGAGATGCCGACTCAGCACTCCTGTCAAAGCCATTTCCTCTGCTTGTGTTTGAAATGCTATTATCTGGCATTCTGTACATAGGGCTCTGCGCAGTCCGCTGTTGTCCATAATTGTAATTTCCATAGCTGGGGTCCATTTCTCCCTGCCCTGCCATGTAGAAAGCTTTTCTTTTCAGGGAATTGGCTGAACTGTTACTAAGTGGTGATGGAGCAATTGGTGGCAAGCCATGACTCTGGTAACTGTAGCCTGGTACAGTGGTTGGAGGGAGAGGAGTTGGAGCAGCGATGCCTGATGGCAGATAAGCAGAGGGAGGTGGGGCTGCACCAGGACTGTAGCCAGGGCCAACAGGCGTCTGTGGGGGGTAGCCAGCCGAAGGGTAATTATACACAGTGCCCGAAATGTTGGAGGAGCCTGCACTATAGCCAGAGactagggaagggggagggggaggaggaggaggaggaggaggctgcagaaggccagaactgtgcaaaggTGATGGATGAGGTGATGGAAGTGCTGGGGCTGACTGGCTGCTGTAACTTGAATGCAGATAAGAGCCATTGTAAACTGTGGCATATTCCTGAGATGCGCCAACTGGTGGGAGCCCAGAATGGAGGCTGGGTACAGTGTGACTGCCGCAGGTACTGCTGGAATAGCTTGGTTCTGGCAGGTTGCTGGCTACTCCAGGAGAGCTCCCAATATTGCCAGAAGCATCTGTCGGTGGAAGGGCAGAGGTCACTCCTGATTTACTCGCAGTTATGACATCCGGAACACAGCTCATAGGGTACACACCTTCAGAGTTCACTGAAGATTGCCATGACTCGCCTTCATTTTTCCGTCCATTAACCAGTCCTGGTGGCCCCTCTGAGTAGCTGCTTAAGATAGATCGCTCATTGGGGCCTTCTAAAATTCCAGAGTATTTCTCTGCATATTTTTTCAGCAGGTTTGAGGCAGTCAGTGCAGAGATATCGTCGTTGGCCCAGGCATACTGATAGGTGCGTTGCAGATGACCTCTGAACACGTCTGCTTTGTGAGCTGGAGAACGAGTGGTGGAGGAGATATCAAAGTGCTGTTCCGGCCACTGGCTCAGAGGCTGGGCATGCTCCGGCGTCCACTGCATCTTCAAGCCTGCAAAAGACAACATTTCAATCCATTAAAAACTGATGCTTTGAATGCTGACTTAACTTACAGCAGCACTGAAAGCTTACACAAGTTTATACTGTGACTATTGAGCCTACGTGACTGCAAACCTTTCACCATTGACGATAACTTCTCGTTAAGTATTCAAATTTTTATTTATCTTAAAAAGTCCCCTACACTAAAGCTGTGAAGCTGCCCAATAATCGTTTTTCTGCATGCATGGCAAGCAGCAAAAGAAGTCTAACtgagaaaaagttctttctaaacacCATCTACCATGAAGGTATTTAACTCTTTGCGACGGAGGCTAAAATCAATAACGTCCAGTCATGGCACCGGCTTCCATCCTTCGCCTCGGGCTCGATGATTGGCAGGTACTTGGAGATGAAGGTCAGCAGCACAAGAACACAAAATGTGCGACTGAAACCAACTCCCGATTGGAAAAAGTTACATCTCTTCAGGAGGGATTTAACAAAGGAATAAAATATTTTTATGGTAACCTTCATCAACTTCTACCTACATGGGAAGGAATTATAGCAGAGCACAGGGTCCAGTGCACATTTAAATTTCAATTAGTTTTAAATTACTTTATGGCTGCACAaccttttaaattttttgtgtGTTAAATTTACATTAAACAACGGCAATACAGGTTTCGTTAGAAAATAGCTGCTAATAATTCTTATTTTGTCTAAGGCTATCATGATAATTACATATAAAAACACCGCAAAATCATTTACAGCAAGCTTGCAATACTAGGGATAACATTACATTTGTCTTTATAATTTACAAAAACAACATTAATTACCCCATCCCACAGCAGAGCATGTTACTGAAAAGCAATCAGAGAGGCAGCATTTTCTGGTCGCTTCTTAATACAGTTTCAGTTTTCTTTCTAATACAAAATATGAGACACAGCTGACATATCACTTCTAGGATACCTTTCTGATTTTATACCGAACACCTAGTTAGCGCGGTATAATGCACCCAGTGCAGAACAATATGACACAGACATTTCAGGTCATTCTATAATCCAACTCTCATCTGAGTGGTCTGAGACAGTTTCAAATCTGCTTCACAGAGTGCAGCAAAGCAATCTCCCAGGCAGCGCTCCATCGCTTTCATCACACAAAGCCTACAACTCGGCATGAATTACAACTGGCCCTTTTGCTTCTTAGTCCTGTTGTCGAAGCTCTGAAAAAACAAGCGTCacttgtctgccagtcctctttCTTTAGCAGCCTTCAGGGTACAAAAGGCACTGGGCAGCCTAATCCTGCCGTTCTCACACCAACACCACAGACTCAAACACTATTTATGAAGCTGAGCAGAGATATTTAAGGTTACTTTATATCTGTGGCACAATGTGCAATAATGTTATATTTCATTCCCTCAAATCCTCAAATACATAGACAGAGATCTCCAAAAGCTTCAGCTAACTGTTTCCAAGTCTTACCTGGGCATGGCACACATTACTGTTTTGGGTGCAGCTGTATCAACAGGCTCCCTTAATCTCGATCATATTACAAAAAGTGATTTTTCACGAACAGTCCAGTGCCCTCTGGCACAGATTCTGTGATAAGGGGGAGGCCCAGTTGAATTGAAGCATCTGTGGCACTGCTCCACTCTGAATTATTACTGTCTTTTTTTACagctcccaccccctcctcatctcctccccctctttaGCTGTTCACAGCCTGGATGAGGCATCAGATGCGGCTGTTGTAGCCTTGCTCTACTAAACAAATGCAACATACTGTTTGCCTGGTAACAGAACAGCATGTCGATTCCCATCTGACACCCTCTCCAGCATTAGCAAACCATTGCACCAGACACTGGGAGCTAATTAACAGGATGATGCTTTGCTAATTGTGTTAATTTACAGGGTTTAATTCAAAGAAAATCACAATATAGCTGGCACCCTTGTCATGCTTCCAACTTAGCACTGAAGAAATGTATGAAAATGAGAAGACTGAATACGCTCTCTGGCTGAAAAATGCAGGGTTCAGTAAGAAGGGGATAAAAGACCAGCATTTCGGTGAAGCAAGGTCAAGACAATATCATACCTACCCATTAAAGTTACAAAGATATTAACATACTGCAAATAAAGCttctatattttaaaattttaaatataaCCAGTTTTAGTTTAATTTTGAAGCTGGTAACTTAACCAAAAATTGTTTGATTTTCAACCCACCACAAGTATGGTACAATAACCAGCCTAAATGTCAGTGATTTCCCTTTAAAATAATTCACTGGCAATGTTCCTTGGACTTTAATGTGCATCTGCCATGGAGGGAATATTTTCTTAAAACAAATGCACAAACAGAATATACTaaacttcagtttcaattttgtcaAAATCTCTTGCACTTTCTCTGCAATTAGT from Heptranchias perlo isolate sHepPer1 chromosome 7, sHepPer1.hap1, whole genome shotgun sequence harbors:
- the fign gene encoding fidgetin, coding for MQWTPEHAQPLSQWPEQHFDISSTTRSPAHKADVFRGHLQRTYQYAWANDDISALTASNLLKKYAEKYSGILEGPNERSILSSYSEGPPGLVNGRKNEGESWQSSVNSEGVYPMSCVPDVITASKSGVTSALPPTDASGNIGSSPGVASNLPEPSYSSSTCGSHTVPSLHSGLPPVGASQEYATVYNGSYLHSSYSSQSAPALPSPHPSPLHSSGLLQPPPPPPPPPPPSLVSGYSAGSSNISGTVYNYPSAGYPPQTPVGPGYSPGAAPPPSAYLPSGIAAPTPLPPTTVPGYSYQSHGLPPIAPSPLSNSSANSLKRKAFYMAGQGEMDPSYGNYNYGQQRTAQSPMYRMPDNSISNTSRGNGFDRSAESASLAFKPTKQLIVTDQQRKFSSQSNRALTPPSYSASKNSLGPSRSTESFGKFTSPVMNERSDEHRQLLPHPLQGPGIRAATSSNRPADEQLKNTDSHLIELVTNEIINQGPPIDWSDIAGLEMAKAAIKEEVLWPILRPDVFTGLSALPRSILFFGPQGTGKTLLGRCIASQLGATFFRINGSALISKWLGEGDKIIQASFLVARCRQPSVIFISEVDLLLSSQVNEEPSPISRIKTELLMQLDTSVTSAEDQVVVICATSKPEEIDEAGRRYFMKRLLIPLPDSTARHQMVIHLLSQHNYCLSDKEIALIVQRTESFSGLDAARLCQEAMVGPLHAMQGTDLSAIMPNQLRPITYQDFDNAFCKIQPSISQKELDVYVEWNKMFGCSQ